Genomic window (Myxococcales bacterium):
GTGAGACGATGTACCGCTACCAGGCGAAGCCCAATACGAATGAAGGAGCGCGCTGATGGCCGTTGTCTCTGAGTCACCGGCGATCGTAAACGCCCTTCGAAGCGGGCTCGTGCCGAATCAAGGCCTCGAGCACTTCGCGACGGGTCTCGATACGCTCGTCTCCGCGGTGAACGAGGAGCTCGACTTCGTCTCCGGCGGCAAAGGGCTCTCGAAGTGGATCCGCGGGGAGTACGGAACCGGCAAGACCTTCGCCGCGCGTTACCTCTGCGCCAGGGCACGTGAGCGAAAGTTCGCGACCTCCGAAGTTCAGATCTCGATCAACGACACGCCGCTCCATCATCTCGAAGCCGTCTACCGACGCCTCATCGAACGCCTGGAAACCGCGGCCGACGGGCCGAACGCATTCCAGGCGATCGTCGAGGGGTGGCTGTACCAGGTGGGCGACGAGGTCACCCGCCTGCGCGGGATCTCCGAGGACGACCCGGGCTTCGCAGACGCGACGGAGCAGCGTCTCGAGGACAAGCTCGCCGACCTCTCGAAGCGCAATCCCGCCTACGCGCAGGTGCTGCGGGCCTATCACCGGGCGACCCACGAAGGCGACTTCGCCACCGCCCAGGGCCTGCTCGCATGGCTAGCCGGGCAGCCCCACACCGACCGCTCCGTCCTCAAGGCCGCAGGCACCAAGGGCAAGGTTGACGGTCAGGCGTCGCTCACGTTTCTCGCGGGGCTTCTCCAGCTGCTGCGACAGTCGGGATACGGCGGCCTGGTCGTCGTGCTCGACGAGGTCGAGACGGTCCAGCGCATGAACGCGCAGACTCGCGAGAAGTCACTGAACGCGCTGCGCCAGCTGATGGACATGCTCGCGAAGGAGGAGCTGCCCGGCCTGTACCTAGTCGTCACCGGCACGCGCGACTTCTTCGAGGGCTACAAGGGCCTGAAGGCGCTGGCTCCGCTCTACCAACGCGTGCAGGTGAACTTCGGAGAAGACGGCCGCTTCGACAACCTGCGAGCTCCGCAGGTGCGACTCCTTCCGTTCACCGACGAGCGGCTCCTCACGGTGGGGACGCGCATCCGGGACCTCTACCCTGCGAAGAACCCCGACAGGCGTCGCAGCGCGTCGACGATCGGTTCCTTCAGGCGCTCGTCGACCAGGTCACCCCGGGGCTTCGGCGGCAAGGTCGCGCTGGCGCCGCGCCTC
Coding sequences:
- the brxD gene encoding BREX system ATP-binding protein BrxD is translated as MAVVSESPAIVNALRSGLVPNQGLEHFATGLDTLVSAVNEELDFVSGGKGLSKWIRGEYGTGKTFAARYLCARARERKFATSEVQISINDTPLHHLEAVYRRLIERLETAADGPNAFQAIVEGWLYQVGDEVTRLRGISEDDPGFADATEQRLEDKLADLSKRNPAYAQVLRAYHRATHEGDFATAQGLLAWLAGQPHTDRSVLKAAGTKGKVDGQASLTFLAGLLQLLRQSGYGGLVVVLDEVETVQRMNAQTREKSLNALRQLMDMLAKEELPGLYLVVTGTRDFFEGYKGLKALAPLYQRVQVNFGEDGRFDNLRAPQVRLLPFTDERLLTVGTRIRDLYPAKNPDRRRSASTIGSFRRSSTRSPRGFGGKVALAPRLFLRELVDVLDRVDIHTDDPRAYRLASDDGKLPPKELAAKHGQRARSPGTESLRSRRRGEPNKRATDGWSWGEPRTRRA